The genomic segment AAAATCTCCATATTCTCAAACGTCATCTGCCCTACCATGATTCAGATCATATCCTTAATATTGCATACAACATACTTGCGGGAGGTACAACCCTTGAGGATATTGACCTGCAAAGAAATGACGATGCCTTTCTCAATGCAATAGGAGCAGAGATTATTCCCGACCCCACAACTGCCGGTGATTTTCTCAGGCGTTTTGAAAAAGAAGATATTATTAAGTTGATGGATATAAAAAATAAAATTCGTCAAAGAATCTGGGAGCAGCAGTCCCAAAATTTTAAAAAGGAAGCTGTTATTAATGTTGACGGGACAATATGCAAAACAACCGGTGAGTGTAAGGAAGGTATGGATATTTCCTACAACGGACAGTGGGGATACCATCCTCTTGTCGTATCATTGGCCAATACCAGGGAACCCCTTTATATTATTAATCGTTCAGGTAATGTCGCTTCTCATGATGATTCTGCACAATGGATTGATAAAGCTCTGGAACTTGTTTCAGGCACTTTTGATAAAATTTATCTTCGCGGAGATACGGATTTTAGCCTGACACAAAATTTTGATAAATGGGACAAAAGCTGTACATTTGTCTTTGGTATAGATGCTATGCCAAATCTGGTCAAAATTGCAAAAAATGATATAGACCACTGGGAATTGCTTGAAAAGGAAGAAAAATATGAAGTAAAAACAAAACCTCGCAAGCGTCCGAAAAATGTAAAGCAGGATGTTGTCAAGAAAAGAAATTTTAAAAAAGTCATAACTGAATCAGAACATGTTGGTGAATTTTCTTATCAACCTGTAAAGTGCGATAAGGCATATCGAATAGTTGTTTTAAAAAAGCAGTTAAAGGTAGTCAAAGGGACAAAGCATCTTAGCGATGATATCCGTTATTTTTTCTATATCGGAAATGATTGGAAAAAGGTGCCCGAACAAATTCTTAAATTTTATCGAAAACGAGCCGATCATGAAAATGATATAGAGCAATTGAAAAACGGTGTTAAAGCTCTTCATTCACCTTCAAACACATTTTTTGCCAATTGGGCGTATATGGTAATTGCTGCATTGGCATGGGACTTGAAATCCTGGTATGGATTGATGCAGCCTTACCGTCCGGTCGGTGTTCAAATTATACGCATGGAATTCAAACGTTTTGTTAATACCTTTATCAATATCCCATGTATTATAATAAAAACAGGCCGAAAGATTTGCTACAATATAATAGGCTATAACACACGCTTAAAACTACTGCTTAATTTTGCTTGCAAGCTGAGAAAATTCAGCTTTCCATAACAATAAATAATGGGCAGCAATTGTATTGGACAATTTGTGAGCCCGTCCCCAAACCATTGAAAGGAGGATACCATAAGTCAACAATACAATTTGTCAATCCAAAATCGGTTTGAGAGAAAACTGACAGGAGAATTGTTGTCTTTAAAGACAATGAGAATTAATTTTAATGCGATTTATCTCGATTTAAACCGCGCTGACAAAATAAAATCTCATTCAATCTAAACGCGCTTGTTTTGGGATTAACACAGATACAGGATTCAAATCAGAAGCGAGAACTGGTAAACCAAATCTTTTAGCCTCCAAAGGAATAGATCCCCCACCTGAAAAAGGATCCCAAATAAAAGGGAATTCCTCTGTATGATCATTTGTGAGATTGCAAGTTTCAATCCATGATTTGCTTATTTCTTTGCGTGCCAGTTCTATCACCTCTTCATTATTGATATTTTCCCATTTTACAAGCTCTCGAATTATTTGAAACAGTTTATTTCTTTTTTGTTGAGCTTCACTTTTTGT from the Desulfonema limicola genome contains:
- a CDS encoding IS1380 family transposase, giving the protein MNKKTKKKLNKRKKKIEKRIERKNWDDQSSPMFAGSNIHYDIDGRNNGIACGGIGVIQMLAQKIGLTKEIDENLHILKRHLPYHDSDHILNIAYNILAGGTTLEDIDLQRNDDAFLNAIGAEIIPDPTTAGDFLRRFEKEDIIKLMDIKNKIRQRIWEQQSQNFKKEAVINVDGTICKTTGECKEGMDISYNGQWGYHPLVVSLANTREPLYIINRSGNVASHDDSAQWIDKALELVSGTFDKIYLRGDTDFSLTQNFDKWDKSCTFVFGIDAMPNLVKIAKNDIDHWELLEKEEKYEVKTKPRKRPKNVKQDVVKKRNFKKVITESEHVGEFSYQPVKCDKAYRIVVLKKQLKVVKGTKHLSDDIRYFFYIGNDWKKVPEQILKFYRKRADHENDIEQLKNGVKALHSPSNTFFANWAYMVIAALAWDLKSWYGLMQPYRPVGVQIIRMEFKRFVNTFINIPCIIIKTGRKICYNIIGYNTRLKLLLNFACKLRKFSFP
- a CDS encoding DUF1156 domain-containing protein gives rise to the protein MEYPKKLIEVALPLDDINFHSVKEKNPFLKNHPRALHLWWARRPLAAARAILFAQLVNDPGGQRGWGHKKGQTKSEAQQKRNKLFQIIRELVKWENINNEEVIELARKEISKSWIETCNLTNDHTEEFPFIWDPFSGGGSIPLEAKRFGLPVLASDLNPVSVLIPKQARLD